Within Agelaius phoeniceus isolate bAgePho1 chromosome 22, bAgePho1.hap1, whole genome shotgun sequence, the genomic segment ATTTTAACAGGACCCAGAAATATTGGGGATGCACCTGAATGGGAATGCCCTTCATGGAGGCTAGCATTAatggagcagagggaagagcctgcagagccagtgaTCAGGTGTGCAGTAGTAAAACGTTTCCCATATAATGAGGGTGGCTTCAGAATCCTATCTCGAGCTGCTACATAAATTCTCCCATACAAAATCAGCAGGAGCACAGTCGGGATGTAGAAAGCTCCACAAGTCGAATAAATCGTGTAGGAAATTTGCTCTGTGTTTACAGCACACTTTGCAATTTCTTCATGAGCTTTCACTTGCCTCCAGAAAAACGGTGGCACAGAGATACTGATGGATATCATCCACACCACAGCAATCATGAGCGCTGCTCGGCCAGCAGTGCGGCGCTTGGAATATTCCAGAGCATCTGTGATAGCCCAGTACCTGTCCAGGGCAATGACACAGAGGTGCAGGATGGAGGCTGTGCAGCAGGTGATGTCTGAGGACAGCCAGATGTCACACAGCAGCTGGCCAAAGGCCCACGTGTGGGTGACAGTGTAAGCGATGCTGACAGGCATCACCAGCACAGACACCAAAAGATCAGTCACTGCCAAGGAGCCAATGAGGTAATTTGCAGGTGTGTGGAGCTTTCTAGTCAGCAAAATTGTAATGACAACAAAAACATTTGCAAGGATTGTTGCCAAAGTTATAACAGCCAGAAGGATTGACAGTGAAATCTTCAGCCCTAGGAGTGTCCTTTCATCCCAGGGCAGAGGTGCTTCGGTGACATTTAATGATTTATTTGCTGAGCTCTGGAGAGAGAACTGTGCTGAATGGTTGTACTGAGTCATCCTCTGCTCTGATTTCACCTTCCAGTGGAATCTTTCTGGGACAATGAGGAAAGATGCTCACTTTTGTTGATAAAATAGAATTTTTCATACTTTGGTCGAACACTGAAGAATTAGGAACTTGTTGAAAACTTCAGCTGATGCAATAGATGAGGTACTCTCCTATGGAATATTTTccatcacatcacatcacatcacatcacatcacatcaACTACATAATTGCTAAAGCAAAATGTCATCCAGACACAAGTCTGGTGTACAACAATGAAAATAGTACTATAAGTGATGGGAATTTAGGTGGTTTTCATCTTGAAGAAAACTAAATAATTCTTTAGTATCTTTTTTTCACACCTCCTTTCTGACCTAATCTTCTGTAAAGTCGCATAAATCAATACTGAAGGGTAAGAGATGGAAAAGCAACATCTGGGCATGCAGTTAATGCCCCTTTGCTGAAGACAAAGCCACCCTcaagattattttccttttctctctaaTAGCTGAGTGTCGTGTTTTTGGTATTTACAAGGGACACTTTATTAGTGGAGTACCTAACATATAGAACAATACTTCTGAATTCCTTCTGTAAACATAATTTCTCCCAGATTTACAAATCAAGACTTCTTCAAGTACAGATCtccattttcatttatttctccAGACTATTCAGGTTTTCCCTTCAACAAGTCTTCAAATGCTGAAGTCAGGTGCTGGGTGCACTTTATATAAGCATAGTATGCAATCTACAGGCTTTCCATACTTTTCCTTGTATTCACCAGGACTGGATTTCCTGAAGTCTTCACAAACCTGAAGGAAACATCCTAAGACAGATTTCACTTGCTCCCATGAGCACCAGAATGTCACTTCTATTATGCCAGCCCAACCTTTCTTGAAAGAGATCCTGAATGTTGGTTGGGAATGGCTTTGAAGAGTGCTGTG encodes:
- the HTR1D gene encoding 5-hydroxytryptamine receptor 1D, yielding MTQYNHSAQFSLQSSANKSLNVTEAPLPWDERTLLGLKISLSILLAVITLATILANVFVVITILLTRKLHTPANYLIGSLAVTDLLVSVLVMPVSIAYTVTHTWAFGQLLCDIWLSSDITCCTASILHLCVIALDRYWAITDALEYSKRRTAGRAALMIAVVWMISISISVPPFFWRQVKAHEEIAKCAVNTEQISYTIYSTCGAFYIPTVLLLILYGRIYVAARDRILKPPSLYGKRFTTAHLITGSAGSSLCSINASLHEGHSHSGASPIFLGPVKIKLADSVLERKRISAARERKATKTLGIILGAFIFCWLPFFVISLVLPICQDACWFHPILLDFFTWLGYLNSLINPVIYTAFNEEFKQAFQKLILFKKCSS